From the Flavobacterium galactosidilyticum genome, one window contains:
- the lgt gene encoding prolipoprotein diacylglyceryl transferase → MTHALNIVWNPSEGIDLGFFMIRYYSLMFVIAFGLGWYIMKKMFEREGESIEKLDSLFIWTVLATLLGARLGHVFFYDWEYYRNHLVEILLPIRENANESLFNIIQGWEFTGFQGLASHGAAISIIIAMYYFSKNVLRRPQLWILDRVVVPVASGAIFVRLGNFFNSEIIGHETISPFGIKFIKDHFSPMDVVNATGIPNPQAAYAAIAHDPKFSALLEQVPAKHPTQLYEAICYIFVFAALYFLYWKTEKRKFSGYIFGMFLVLLFTVRFIVESVKESQGGFESALGLFSTGQWLSIPFILIGLYFVFTAKKEITSL, encoded by the coding sequence ATGACACATGCATTAAACATCGTTTGGAATCCATCAGAAGGAATAGATTTAGGCTTTTTTATGATTCGATATTACAGCTTAATGTTTGTAATAGCTTTTGGATTAGGCTGGTACATTATGAAAAAAATGTTCGAGCGCGAAGGCGAATCAATTGAAAAATTAGATTCTTTATTTATTTGGACAGTTTTAGCAACTTTACTTGGTGCACGTTTAGGTCACGTTTTCTTTTACGATTGGGAATATTATCGCAATCATTTAGTAGAAATTCTTTTACCGATAAGAGAAAATGCAAATGAATCTCTATTTAATATTATTCAAGGATGGGAATTTACAGGATTCCAAGGATTAGCTAGTCACGGAGCAGCCATTTCTATTATAATTGCTATGTATTATTTTAGCAAAAATGTATTGAGAAGACCACAATTATGGATTTTAGACCGCGTAGTAGTTCCTGTTGCTAGTGGTGCTATTTTTGTGCGTTTAGGTAACTTTTTCAATTCAGAAATCATTGGTCACGAAACGATTTCACCTTTTGGAATAAAATTCATTAAAGACCATTTTAGCCCTATGGATGTCGTAAATGCAACTGGAATTCCAAATCCGCAAGCAGCTTACGCAGCAATAGCTCATGATCCTAAATTTTCTGCATTATTAGAACAAGTTCCTGCAAAACATCCAACACAGCTGTACGAAGCAATCTGCTATATTTTTGTTTTTGCTGCCTTATACTTCTTGTATTGGAAAACAGAAAAGAGAAAGTTTAGTGGTTACATTTTTGGAATGTTTCTAGTGCTACTATTTACAGTACGTTTTATAGTGGAATCAGTTAAGGAAAGCCAAGGTGGTTTTGAAAGTGCCTTAGGATTATTCTCAACGGGACAATGGTTGAGTATACCTTTTATCTTAATTGGACTCTATTTTGTATTTACTGCAAAAAAAGAAATTACTAGTTTATAA
- the yidD gene encoding membrane protein insertion efficiency factor YidD: protein MISKILIYPFVLLVKFYQTAISPFTPSSCRFEPTCSTYMIQALQKYGLLYGGFLGLKRIVSCNPWGRTGYDPVPEKKCNHEH from the coding sequence ATGATTTCAAAAATTCTCATATATCCTTTTGTACTCTTAGTTAAGTTTTACCAAACTGCTATTTCTCCTTTCACGCCCTCAAGTTGCCGATTTGAACCTACCTGCTCGACTTATATGATTCAGGCGTTGCAGAAGTATGGTTTATTGTACGGTGGATTCTTAGGCTTGAAAAGGATTGTTAGTTGTAATCCGTGGGGAAGAACGGGTTATGATCCAGTTCCTGAGAAGAAATGCAATCATGAACATTAA